Proteins co-encoded in one Marinomonas sp. IMCC 4694 genomic window:
- a CDS encoding LexA family protein, which produces MKTLSERLNHALQLTGVTQSELARRIGIKQQSISQICSGKSARSRYTMQIAEALRVNAHWLATGDGEIGLGVGNVEVGPDIKGIIPLINWVQAGDWTEIAEGFAHEDAEEWREVTGKAHEGCFALRVKGDSMENPSGKKSIPEGAVIVVDPDAPYSSGSLVVARLDDSREATFKQLVLDGEQKYLKPLNPQYPAIPINGKCSIIGVVKQAIIDFW; this is translated from the coding sequence ATGAAAACTTTATCCGAACGACTAAACCATGCCTTGCAGCTTACTGGGGTGACTCAGTCTGAGTTGGCTCGTCGCATTGGTATCAAACAGCAGTCGATCAGCCAGATTTGCTCTGGTAAATCGGCTAGGTCTCGTTACACTATGCAGATCGCGGAGGCGCTTCGCGTGAATGCTCATTGGCTCGCCACAGGTGATGGCGAGATTGGCTTGGGGGTCGGTAATGTAGAAGTCGGGCCTGATATTAAGGGAATAATTCCTCTCATTAACTGGGTTCAGGCCGGTGATTGGACTGAAATAGCGGAGGGATTTGCCCATGAAGATGCTGAGGAGTGGCGTGAAGTCACTGGGAAAGCACATGAGGGTTGTTTCGCACTTCGCGTAAAAGGCGACAGTATGGAAAATCCAAGCGGCAAAAAATCAATACCAGAAGGTGCAGTTATAGTTGTAGATCCTGATGCTCCTTACTCATCTGGTTCATTGGTTGTAGCGCGGCTTGATGATTCAAGAGAAGCAACCTTTAAACAATTAGTCTTGGATGGTGAGCAAAAATATTTGAAGCCTCTCAATCCACAATATCCAGCAATACCGATCAACGGCAAATGCTCAATTATTGGCGTTGTTAAACAAGCTATCATCGATTTTTGGTAG
- a CDS encoding peptide chain release factor 3, whose product MANQDFLNEINKRRTFAIISHPDAGKTTITEKLLLLGQLIQTAGSVKGRKGDKHATSDWMAMEQQRGISITSSVMQFPYKDRMVNLLDTPGHEDFSEDTYRTLTAVDSVLMIIDGAKGVEDRTIKLMDVCRLRDTPILTFINKMDRDIRDPIELLDEVEAVLKIAAAPITWPIGMSTFFKGVYNLYTDTIHIFVRGRGHTLTDDIRIEGLHSEEAKALLGDEWEAYLDEIELVRGASHEFNQDAYIAGELTPVFFGTALSNFGVREMLDGFVEWAPSPIDRETNGRNVSALEEKFSGFIFKIQANMDPKHRDRIAFMRVCSGSYKRGMKMRHCRLGKDIKVTDAVSFTAGDREGVEEAFSGDIIGLHNHGTIQIGDTFTEGEDLKFTGIPHFAPELFRRVRLKDPMKMKALQKGLQQLSEEGSTQLFMPQRNNELIVGAVGQLQYEVVAYRLKDEYKVECIYEAVNVNTARWVECNDTKKFEEFKHKCRDNLAIDGGGHLTYLAPTRVNLMMAEEKWPQVRFRSTREH is encoded by the coding sequence ATGGCAAACCAAGATTTTCTTAATGAAATCAATAAGCGAAGGACCTTTGCTATCATCTCGCATCCCGACGCCGGAAAAACGACCATCACCGAAAAGCTATTGTTACTCGGGCAGTTGATCCAAACCGCGGGTTCTGTGAAAGGGCGTAAGGGCGATAAGCACGCGACGTCGGACTGGATGGCGATGGAGCAGCAGCGTGGGATTTCGATAACCTCTTCTGTGATGCAGTTTCCTTATAAAGATCGTATGGTTAATTTGTTGGATACACCAGGGCACGAAGATTTCTCCGAAGATACCTACCGTACGCTGACTGCCGTTGACTCGGTGCTGATGATCATTGACGGCGCGAAAGGGGTTGAGGATCGTACGATTAAGTTGATGGACGTGTGTCGCTTACGTGATACGCCGATTCTGACGTTTATTAATAAAATGGACCGAGACATTCGTGATCCTATTGAGTTGTTAGACGAAGTCGAGGCGGTATTGAAAATCGCTGCCGCGCCGATTACTTGGCCTATTGGCATGAGTACCTTTTTTAAAGGGGTCTATAACCTTTACACCGATACGATTCATATTTTTGTGCGTGGTCGGGGCCATACTTTGACCGATGATATTCGTATTGAAGGTTTGCATTCAGAGGAGGCCAAGGCGCTGTTAGGGGATGAATGGGAAGCGTACCTGGATGAAATCGAATTGGTGCGTGGCGCAAGCCATGAGTTTAACCAAGACGCTTATATAGCCGGTGAGTTGACGCCAGTGTTTTTCGGTACTGCGTTGTCTAACTTTGGTGTGCGTGAAATGCTGGACGGCTTTGTTGAGTGGGCGCCATCGCCGATCGATCGTGAAACCAATGGTCGTAACGTGTCGGCATTAGAAGAGAAATTTTCTGGTTTTATTTTTAAGATTCAAGCCAATATGGACCCTAAACACCGTGACCGTATTGCCTTCATGCGGGTGTGTTCGGGTTCTTACAAGCGCGGTATGAAGATGCGCCATTGTCGCCTTGGTAAAGACATTAAAGTTACCGATGCGGTGTCTTTTACGGCGGGTGATCGTGAAGGGGTTGAAGAAGCGTTTTCTGGCGATATTATTGGATTGCACAACCACGGCACGATACAGATTGGTGATACCTTTACTGAAGGTGAAGATCTAAAATTCACCGGTATTCCGCATTTTGCCCCTGAGCTTTTCCGTCGTGTGCGCTTAAAAGACCCCATGAAAATGAAAGCGCTGCAAAAAGGTCTACAGCAATTGTCCGAGGAAGGTTCGACTCAGTTGTTTATGCCGCAGCGGAATAATGAGCTAATTGTTGGGGCGGTTGGACAATTGCAATACGAAGTGGTCGCTTATCGTTTGAAGGACGAGTACAAAGTAGAGTGTATTTACGAAGCCGTAAACGTCAACACAGCCCGTTGGGTTGAGTGTAATGATACGAAAAAATTCGAAGAATTTAAACACAAATGCCGTGATAACTTAGCCATTGATGGTGGAGGGCATTTAACGTATTTGGCGCCCACACGTGTAAATTTGATGATGGCAGAAGAAAAATGGCCACAAGTGCGTTTCCGCTCAACACGAGAGCATTGA
- the erpA gene encoding iron-sulfur cluster insertion protein ErpA, whose amino-acid sequence MVESIDPIEFTDAAAAKLQSLIVEEENDRLMLRVYVTGGGCSGFQYGFTFDEEHQEDDTEVQRNGVTLVVDPLSFQYLVGSEVDYKENLEGSRFVVQNPNATSTCGCGASFSI is encoded by the coding sequence ATGGTTGAATCGATTGATCCTATTGAGTTTACAGACGCGGCCGCCGCAAAGTTGCAATCATTGATCGTTGAAGAAGAAAACGATCGACTGATGTTACGGGTGTATGTGACGGGAGGGGGCTGTTCTGGTTTTCAATATGGCTTTACCTTTGATGAAGAACATCAGGAAGACGACACAGAAGTTCAGCGTAACGGTGTGACTTTGGTGGTTGACCCATTGAGTTTTCAGTATCTTGTTGGCTCTGAAGTGGATTACAAGGAAAATTTAGAAGGCTCACGCTTTGTTGTACAAAACCCAAATGCCACCTCTACGTGTGGCTGTGGTGCGAGCTTTAGTATTTAG
- a CDS encoding YhbY family RNA-binding protein, with protein MSLTNAQKKQFRNIGHELNPVVMIAGNGLTETVLVEIDRALEDHELIKIRISIMDREVRSALIAEISKIMKCETVQTIGKVALFYRAALQANPKLSNLLR; from the coding sequence ATGAGTCTTACAAACGCCCAAAAAAAGCAATTTCGCAACATCGGACACGAACTTAACCCAGTCGTTATGATTGCGGGCAATGGATTAACCGAAACAGTGTTGGTCGAAATTGATCGCGCTTTAGAAGATCACGAACTGATTAAAATCCGCATCAGCATCATGGATCGCGAAGTGCGCAGCGCATTGATCGCAGAAATCAGCAAAATAATGAAATGCGAAACCGTACAAACCATCGGCAAAGTGGCCCTTTTTTACCGCGCTGCACTGCAAGCCAACCCAAAGCTGTCCAACTTACTTCGTTAA
- the rlmE gene encoding 23S rRNA (uridine(2552)-2'-O)-methyltransferase RlmE, producing MARSKSSNNWMKEHFDDPYVKKSQQDGYRSRASYKLIEINDKDKLLRPAMRIVDLGAAPGGWSQVAAKLVGDHGTVVASDILEMAPLPGVRFVQGDFTEQDVYESILTEIGNEKADLVISDMAPNMSGNSASDQPQAMYLVELALDMASQVLRPGGNFLVKVFQGEGFEEYLKAMRSQFESVVTRKPDASRARSREVYLLGRQYKG from the coding sequence GTGGCAAGATCAAAAAGTAGTAATAATTGGATGAAGGAACATTTTGACGATCCGTATGTCAAAAAATCCCAACAAGATGGTTATCGCTCTAGGGCCAGCTACAAGCTCATAGAGATAAACGATAAAGATAAACTGCTTCGTCCGGCGATGCGTATTGTTGATTTGGGTGCGGCGCCTGGAGGGTGGTCCCAGGTGGCGGCTAAATTAGTGGGAGATCATGGGACCGTAGTCGCTTCAGACATTTTAGAAATGGCGCCTTTGCCTGGTGTGCGTTTTGTTCAAGGTGATTTTACCGAACAAGATGTGTATGAGTCTATTTTGACAGAGATAGGCAATGAAAAAGCGGATCTTGTAATTTCAGATATGGCCCCCAATATGAGTGGTAATAGTGCTTCTGATCAGCCACAAGCCATGTATCTCGTAGAGCTTGCTTTGGATATGGCGTCTCAAGTGTTGCGTCCAGGCGGGAATTTTCTGGTTAAAGTGTTTCAAGGAGAGGGGTTTGAAGAGTACCTGAAGGCCATGCGATCTCAATTTGAGTCTGTGGTCACGCGTAAGCCAGATGCGTCACGAGCGAGAAGCCGTGAGGTGTATTTATTAGGAAGACAATACAAAGGTTAA
- the ftsH gene encoding ATP-dependent zinc metalloprotease FtsH — translation MNDMMKNILLWLVIAAVLLTVFNNFNTAPETNRISYSEFVKEVQDGRVAKVVVEGYTISGTRSSGDTFDTVRPAAADPKIMDDLLTNNVIVEGKMPEQQSIWTQLLVASFPILLILAIFMFFMRQMQGGGGGKGGPMSFGKSKARLLPEDQIKTTFADVAGCDEAKEDTEELVDFLREPSKFQRLGGKIPRGILMCGPPGTGKTLLAKAIAGEAKVPFFTISGSDFVEMFVGVGASRVRDMFEQAKKHAPCIIFIDEIDAVGRNRGSGMGGGNDEREQTLNQLLVEMDGFEGNEGIIVIAATNRPDVLDPALLRPGRFDRQVQVGLPDIRGREQILKVHLRKVPCDDDVEPKNIARGTPGFSGADLANLINEAALFAARSNRRLVNMELLELAKDKILMGAERKTMVMSDKEKLNTAYHEAGHTIIGYLMPEHDPVYKVSIIPRGRALGVTMYLPEEDKYSISKRGLESQVCSLYGGRIAEEMIHGFDGVSTGASNDIERATSIARNMVTKWGLSEKLGPFAYEEDDNSGSFISGPTGSKSNYFSPETGKIIDSEVQDIISRCYKTATTVLEENRAKLDVMAEALMQYETIDAKQIKEIMDGNKPSAPEGWSDPSANAPKDEGSAPEADVSSHQASDTVDESADTLNQAPKPTGE, via the coding sequence TTGAACGATATGATGAAAAATATACTGTTGTGGTTGGTAATTGCAGCCGTATTACTAACTGTGTTTAATAACTTCAATACAGCGCCTGAAACGAACCGAATTTCGTATTCTGAGTTTGTTAAAGAAGTGCAAGATGGGCGTGTCGCAAAAGTGGTTGTAGAAGGTTACACCATCAGCGGAACGCGCAGCAGTGGGGACACATTCGATACTGTTCGACCTGCCGCCGCCGATCCTAAAATTATGGACGACCTGCTTACCAATAATGTCATTGTTGAAGGTAAAATGCCTGAGCAACAAAGTATTTGGACGCAGTTGTTGGTGGCGAGTTTTCCTATTCTTCTTATTCTCGCGATTTTTATGTTTTTTATGCGTCAAATGCAAGGTGGCGGTGGCGGTAAAGGCGGCCCTATGTCTTTTGGTAAATCCAAAGCCCGCCTTTTGCCGGAAGATCAAATTAAAACCACTTTTGCAGACGTGGCGGGGTGTGATGAGGCGAAAGAAGACACTGAGGAATTGGTAGATTTTCTTCGTGAACCGTCTAAATTTCAGCGTCTTGGCGGTAAAATACCTCGTGGTATTTTGATGTGTGGTCCTCCTGGTACAGGTAAGACCTTGCTCGCTAAAGCGATTGCGGGCGAAGCGAAAGTGCCTTTCTTCACTATTTCAGGGTCAGATTTCGTTGAGATGTTTGTGGGTGTTGGTGCGTCTCGTGTGCGCGACATGTTTGAGCAGGCAAAAAAACACGCGCCTTGCATTATCTTTATTGATGAGATTGATGCGGTGGGTCGTAATCGTGGCTCCGGTATGGGGGGCGGTAACGATGAGCGCGAGCAAACGTTAAACCAGTTGCTGGTAGAAATGGATGGCTTTGAAGGTAACGAAGGTATTATCGTGATCGCGGCGACAAACCGTCCGGATGTATTGGACCCTGCCTTGCTTCGTCCAGGTCGTTTTGACCGTCAGGTGCAAGTGGGTCTGCCAGATATTCGTGGTCGCGAGCAGATCTTAAAAGTGCATTTGCGTAAAGTGCCTTGTGATGACGATGTTGAGCCAAAAAATATTGCACGTGGTACGCCAGGTTTCTCAGGTGCTGATTTGGCTAACTTGATTAACGAGGCAGCTTTGTTTGCTGCTCGTTCTAATCGCCGCTTGGTAAATATGGAATTGCTTGAATTGGCGAAAGATAAAATCCTCATGGGCGCTGAGCGTAAGACCATGGTGATGAGCGATAAAGAAAAATTGAACACAGCGTATCATGAGGCGGGCCATACGATTATTGGTTATTTAATGCCTGAACATGACCCTGTATACAAGGTGTCTATTATTCCTCGTGGTCGTGCCTTGGGTGTGACTATGTATTTGCCTGAAGAAGATAAATACAGCATCAGTAAGCGCGGGCTTGAAAGCCAGGTATGCAGTTTGTATGGCGGTCGAATTGCTGAAGAAATGATTCACGGCTTTGATGGGGTTTCTACTGGTGCTTCCAATGACATCGAGCGAGCTACTAGTATTGCACGCAACATGGTCACAAAATGGGGGTTATCTGAGAAACTGGGTCCCTTTGCTTATGAAGAGGACGACAATAGCGGAAGCTTTATATCGGGTCCTACTGGCAGTAAGTCGAACTATTTTTCACCTGAAACCGGTAAAATTATTGACTCTGAAGTTCAGGACATTATCAGTCGTTGTTACAAAACAGCGACCACTGTGTTGGAAGAGAATAGAGCCAAATTAGACGTTATGGCGGAGGCATTGATGCAATATGAGACGATTGATGCCAAGCAAATTAAAGAAATTATGGACGGCAATAAGCCTTCTGCTCCTGAAGGCTGGTCTGATCCTAGTGCGAATGCGCCGAAGGATGAAGGGTCTGCTCCTGAAGCTGATGTTTCTTCACACCAGGCCAGTGACACTGTGGATGAGTCAGCTGATACGCTAAATCAAGCGCCAAAGCCAACAGGCGAATAA